One window of the Nicotiana tabacum cultivar K326 chromosome 4, ASM71507v2, whole genome shotgun sequence genome contains the following:
- the LOC107823776 gene encoding protein HEADING DATE REPRESSOR 1, with amino-acid sequence MGETKLKMEGILEGFSPVNSTPVFWKSRKRSASGKNLDNQVTAKADETPKKQEESSADEKMQEFNPSTELSERRKALFEPLEPVTNANGRRPLAESLLPPPDFDAACYPKGWLAGKKRKLVNVDVVESMRRIALQEMNRKDREIDGLNEQLEADAQCLEHLQIQLLEERSKRADVERQNAMLQSQINVLMNMIQENDDGIDDEGTDDS; translated from the exons atgggggaaACAAAGCTGAAGATGGAAGGAattttggagggattttcaccaGTTAATTCAACTCCTGTCTTCTGGAAGTCTAGGAAACGATCTG CCAGTGGGAAGAACTTGGACAACCAAGTGACTGCTAAAGCTGATGAAACACCTAAAAAACAAGAAGAGTCTTCAGCTGATGAAAAGATGCAGGAATTCAACCCGTCTACTGAACTTTCCGAGCGTAGAAAGGCGTTATTTGAACCATTGGAACCGGTTACGAATGCAAATGGGCGAAGGCCATTAGCTGAATCTTTGCTCCCTCCACCTGATTTTGACGCTGCATGTTACCCCAAAGGTTGGCTTGCTGGAAAGAAACGGAAGCTTGTAAATGTGGATGTTGTTGAAAGTATGCGAAGAATCGCTCTACAGGAAATGAACAGAAAG GATCGTGAAATAGATGGTCTGAACGAACAGTTAGAAGCAGATGCTCAATGTCTGGAACATCTGCAAATACAGCTGCTGGAAGAAAGAAGCAAGCGTGCCGATGTAGAGAGGCAAAATGCTATGTTGCAAAGCCAAATAAATGTCCTTATGAACATGATACAGGAGAACGATGATGGCATTGATGATGAAGGTACAGATGATTCCTAG
- the LOC107823774 gene encoding uncharacterized protein LOC107823774 isoform X2: MGCDKPENLPDPTSFHAFDDLSLSIRQSGAVDYNGVVQGGFSSGANVTSFPFVSPPAARPLPGNVNEMNNFQMANLKNLYSYHHQLEPNLANVRNIAPIFPTPSGMPHSMGNAAEIYHSNMNNNMLTSDSFLNEAVLSMGIQNPGVSMNSMPMQSNAAGCFEKAGKVTGINQNSSQASGTPFDIGYSMQNTKSISGIGIHNDVKVNPVPFSSPENIDGSFLTLGIGSNIDNRSKFRFSAKEVSSRLEEAVLSQSSNSHVQHLKRSISSLAHGVPGGIPNFNRDSGGLPDSARNFGVSTCSSNNDEIVLAPGSRITAPPCVNLTPDTRLNSSNSTNLGAVGKADLRLAEPDPFKCVQGGLPPPSLPFSINSTLPPHLGYARTVAAPESAQPVWVAAPLSAQPGLVTAQPTIKQQSNCYPNISRNQSFMESLILGHGGSGVRQDHLGQQSFVNVPHPWGDNLFPERTGAQFAGWSGIQPAPGNQFPKRLGVQLNDGVISQATREGVLPGMGGIQQIRKGNSYQSRDNGPTMHPTGLLHPPLAMGQPHGGSAAKYNVTGLPYHAGQGIPISKVDATPQASNIHGHVSLKRRANGAPPPIARTCQRRRTLAQHRYQQLIAQRQSSNAPVPASSPSLPLPHVKCQGKP, translated from the exons ATGGGATGTGACAAACCAGAGAACTTGCCAGACCCTActtcatttcatgcttttgatGATCTTTCCCTCAGCATCAGACAAAGTGGAGCTGTTGATTATAACGGTGTTGTCCAAGGTGGGTTCAGTTCAGGGGCTAATGTCACATCCTTCCCTTTTGTATCTCCGCCAGCGGCCCGTCCTCTTCCAGGAAATGTTAATGAGATGAACAACTTTCAGATGGCCAATTTGAAGAATCTCTATAGCTATCATCACCAGCTTGAACCAAATTTGGCTAATGTTAGAAATATTGCACCCATCTTTCCCACTCCATCAGGAATGCCACATTCCATGGGAAATGCAGCAGAGATATACCATTCAAATATGAATAACAACATGCTGACCTCAGATAGTTTCTTGAATGAAGCTGTCTTGTCCATGGGAATTCAGAATCCAGGGGTCAGCATGAATTCTATGCCTATGCAAAGCAATGCAGCTGGATGTTTTGAAAAGGCTGGGAAAGTCACAGGTATTAATCAGAATAGCTCGCAGGCAAGTGGAACTCCTTTTGACATAGGGTATAGCATGCAGAATACTAAAAGTATTAGTGGAATAGGAATTCATAATGATGTCAAGGTCAATCCTGTTCCTTTTTCTTCCCCAGAAAACATTGATGGTAGTTTTCTGACCCTTGGAATAGGAAGTAACATAGATAATAGATCAAAGTTTAGATTCAGTGCCAAAGAGGTCAGCAGCAGACTGGAGGAAGCTGTCTTGTCACAAAGTAGCAACTCTCATGTCCAACATTTGAAAAGAAGTATCTCAAGTTTAGCTCATGGTGTTCCTGGTGGTATTCCAAATTTCAATCGTGATAGTGGTGGTTTGCCAGATTCAGCCAGGAATTTCGGTGTTTCAACCTGCTCTTCAAACAATGATGAAATTGTGCTTGCTCCAGGCTCTAGAATAACTGCACCTCCATGTGTTAACTTAACGCCCGACACGCGGCTTAATTCTTCTAACAGCACAAACTTAGGTGCTGTTGGTAAAGCTGATCTAAGACTTGCTGAACCTGATCCCTTCAAGTGCGTTCAAGGTGGTTTGCCTCCTCCTTCATTGCCATTTAGCATCAATTCAACATTACCCCCTCATCTTGGATATGCTAGAACGGTGGCAGCTCCTGAATCTGCTCAACCTGTTTGGGTAGCAGCTCCTTTATCTGCTCAACCTGGTTTGGTAACAGCTCAACCAACTATTAAGCAGCAGAGTAACTGTTACCCAAACATTTCCAGGAACCAATCTTTCATGGAATCTCTTATTCTCGGTCATGGTGGCAGCGGAGTGAGGCAAGACCATTTAG GTCAGCAATCTTTTGTTAATGTTCCGCATCCTTGGGGTGATAACCTATTTCCTGAAAGAACGGGAGCTCAATTTGCGGGATGGAGTGGCATCCAACCTGCCCCTGGCAATCAATTTCCTAAGAGGCTAGGTGTCCAGCTTAATGATGGGGTTATTTCTCAAGCTACTCGAGAAGGTGTTCTTCCCGGGATGGGAGGCATCCAGCAAATTAGAAAGG GCAACTCATATCAGTCTCGAGATAATGGACCTACCATGCACCCCACTGGACTTCTTCACCCCCCTTTGGCTATGG GTCAGCCTCATGGTGGTTCAGCAGCTAAGTATAATGTTACTGGACTACCCTATCATGCTG GTCAAGGCATTCCAATTTCAAAGGTTGATGCAACACCTCAGGCTTCGAATATTCATGGCCATGTTTCCCTTAAAAGAAGAGCAAATGGAGCCCCCCCTCCAATTGCTCGTACGTGTCAGCGAAGGAGAACATTGGCTCAACATAGATATCAACAGCTGATAGCACAGAGGCAGAGCTCTAATGCTCCAGTTCCTGCCTCTTCTCCTTCTCTTCCTTTGCCCCATGTAAAGTGCCAAG GAAAACCTTGA
- the LOC107823774 gene encoding uncharacterized protein LOC107823774 isoform X1 has protein sequence MGCDKPENLPDPTSFHAFDDLSLSIRQSGAVDYNGVVQGGFSSGANVTSFPFVSPPAARPLPGNVNEMNNFQMANLKNLYSYHHQLEPNLANVRNIAPIFPTPSGMPHSMGNAAEIYHSNMNNNMLTSDSFLNEAVLSMGIQNPGVSMNSMPMQSNAAGCFEKAGKVTGINQNSSQASGTPFDIGYSMQNTKSISGIGIHNDVKVNPVPFSSPENIDGSFLTLGIGSNIDNRSKFRFSAKEVSSRLEEAVLSQSSNSHVQHLKRSISSLAHGVPGGIPNFNRDSGGLPDSARNFGVSTCSSNNDEIVLAPGSRITAPPCVNLTPDTRLNSSNSTNLGAVGKADLRLAEPDPFKCVQGGLPPPSLPFSINSTLPPHLGYARTVAAPESAQPVWVAAPLSAQPGLVTAQPTIKQQSNCYPNISRNQSFMESLILGHGGSGVRQDHLGQQSFVNVPHPWGDNLFPERTGAQFAGWSGIQPAPGNQFPKRLGVQLNDGVISQATREGVLPGMGGIQQIRKGNSYQSRDNGPTMHPTGLLHPPLAMGQPHGGSAAKYNVTGLPYHAGQGIPISKVDATPQASNIHGHVSLKRRANGAPPPIARTCQRRRTLAQHRYQQLIAQRQSSNAPVPASSPSLPLPHVKCQDSEESAQQPIGEKCMLCKRDVAFNPEGPVSRPAVPPAVAVLPCGHVFHDHCLQIITPEDQSKNPPCIPCALGET, from the exons ATGGGATGTGACAAACCAGAGAACTTGCCAGACCCTActtcatttcatgcttttgatGATCTTTCCCTCAGCATCAGACAAAGTGGAGCTGTTGATTATAACGGTGTTGTCCAAGGTGGGTTCAGTTCAGGGGCTAATGTCACATCCTTCCCTTTTGTATCTCCGCCAGCGGCCCGTCCTCTTCCAGGAAATGTTAATGAGATGAACAACTTTCAGATGGCCAATTTGAAGAATCTCTATAGCTATCATCACCAGCTTGAACCAAATTTGGCTAATGTTAGAAATATTGCACCCATCTTTCCCACTCCATCAGGAATGCCACATTCCATGGGAAATGCAGCAGAGATATACCATTCAAATATGAATAACAACATGCTGACCTCAGATAGTTTCTTGAATGAAGCTGTCTTGTCCATGGGAATTCAGAATCCAGGGGTCAGCATGAATTCTATGCCTATGCAAAGCAATGCAGCTGGATGTTTTGAAAAGGCTGGGAAAGTCACAGGTATTAATCAGAATAGCTCGCAGGCAAGTGGAACTCCTTTTGACATAGGGTATAGCATGCAGAATACTAAAAGTATTAGTGGAATAGGAATTCATAATGATGTCAAGGTCAATCCTGTTCCTTTTTCTTCCCCAGAAAACATTGATGGTAGTTTTCTGACCCTTGGAATAGGAAGTAACATAGATAATAGATCAAAGTTTAGATTCAGTGCCAAAGAGGTCAGCAGCAGACTGGAGGAAGCTGTCTTGTCACAAAGTAGCAACTCTCATGTCCAACATTTGAAAAGAAGTATCTCAAGTTTAGCTCATGGTGTTCCTGGTGGTATTCCAAATTTCAATCGTGATAGTGGTGGTTTGCCAGATTCAGCCAGGAATTTCGGTGTTTCAACCTGCTCTTCAAACAATGATGAAATTGTGCTTGCTCCAGGCTCTAGAATAACTGCACCTCCATGTGTTAACTTAACGCCCGACACGCGGCTTAATTCTTCTAACAGCACAAACTTAGGTGCTGTTGGTAAAGCTGATCTAAGACTTGCTGAACCTGATCCCTTCAAGTGCGTTCAAGGTGGTTTGCCTCCTCCTTCATTGCCATTTAGCATCAATTCAACATTACCCCCTCATCTTGGATATGCTAGAACGGTGGCAGCTCCTGAATCTGCTCAACCTGTTTGGGTAGCAGCTCCTTTATCTGCTCAACCTGGTTTGGTAACAGCTCAACCAACTATTAAGCAGCAGAGTAACTGTTACCCAAACATTTCCAGGAACCAATCTTTCATGGAATCTCTTATTCTCGGTCATGGTGGCAGCGGAGTGAGGCAAGACCATTTAG GTCAGCAATCTTTTGTTAATGTTCCGCATCCTTGGGGTGATAACCTATTTCCTGAAAGAACGGGAGCTCAATTTGCGGGATGGAGTGGCATCCAACCTGCCCCTGGCAATCAATTTCCTAAGAGGCTAGGTGTCCAGCTTAATGATGGGGTTATTTCTCAAGCTACTCGAGAAGGTGTTCTTCCCGGGATGGGAGGCATCCAGCAAATTAGAAAGG GCAACTCATATCAGTCTCGAGATAATGGACCTACCATGCACCCCACTGGACTTCTTCACCCCCCTTTGGCTATGG GTCAGCCTCATGGTGGTTCAGCAGCTAAGTATAATGTTACTGGACTACCCTATCATGCTG GTCAAGGCATTCCAATTTCAAAGGTTGATGCAACACCTCAGGCTTCGAATATTCATGGCCATGTTTCCCTTAAAAGAAGAGCAAATGGAGCCCCCCCTCCAATTGCTCGTACGTGTCAGCGAAGGAGAACATTGGCTCAACATAGATATCAACAGCTGATAGCACAGAGGCAGAGCTCTAATGCTCCAGTTCCTGCCTCTTCTCCTTCTCTTCCTTTGCCCCATGTAAAGTGCCAAG ATTCTGAAGAATCGGCTCAACAACCCATTGGAGAAAAGTGCATGTTGTGCAAGAGGGATGTGGCATTCAACCCGGAAGGCCCTGTGTCTCGGCCCGCTGTTCCACCTGCTGTTGCTGTTCTTCCCTGTGGACATGTATTTCATGACCATTGTTTGCAGATTATCACGCCAGAAGACCAGTCAAAAAACCCTCCTTGCATTCCTTGCGCTTTAGGTGAAACATGA